Within the Butyrivibrio sp. AE3004 genome, the region AGATGATATATTTCCTAATCAGGGCAAAGAGGGCGACTTATGCAGGTAAGGGAGCTGAGACAGTACCTTCAAGAGAAATGAGATGATTGATAAGAAACTTCTTAAGCTTATTGGAAAGTGATATTCTAAATAATTCAAAGATAGGAGGAGCAACAGCGAGTTGCGTGTATTATGAATATCTACGTATTAGAATATCTTGAATATCCATTACCAAACGGAGCCAAGGTGAAATTCCTGGACGATAATGTTACATATCTTGGTAACCAGCTTGAGGCAGAATTTGGTGGAGACAGATGTTTCGGGATTATTGCAAATATGGATTTCATAATGGTATGCACATATGAGGCAGAGGGTGCAAATCCAGAAATTGTTCTTTATAAGAAAAGATAAGGTTTTATTACTGCTTTTACGAGACTGTAGATTATGATGGAAATTAAGAGGATAGAAACTAGTGGAATTACATATATTGAGCCGGTTAATGGAGCCACAAGCGAGTGGTACTATGGCATGGATTATGAGCACGGAGATCTTTATGAGGCAGATGAAGTTTTTCGTGAGGGCCATAAAGTAAAGGGAAGAAAGCTATGTCTGGTTCATTATCCTGACGGACAGGTTTTTGTTCCTGTGCCAAAGACAGAAGGGCATTATAGTGATACACCGGTATTCTTTGAGAACGGAATTTTTATCATCGACGTGGACTTTCCTAATGAATTGATCCGAATAATAAGGTTCGATTGTAATGATTATCATTTAAGTATTCATAAGGAACTTCCGCTATCTTCGGTAAAGGATTGCTACAATTTACAGCTGCATACCACACCGCTTATGCTTTCACGGCAATGTGGCAACGAATTAGATATTGTATGGCCGGAAAAACTCAGCATTTCAATGGGTAATCACGACACCTTTTTCATGAGGGATGGAGAAAAACTTTTTTTTAGCAGGTGGTATGAAGAAGGCGAAGGAGTTGATTACAGATACTGGGAGGAGACCATAGTCAGAAATCTTTCCGGAGATGTGATCGAGACGCTTCCTGGAGATATAATTCAGATGCCAAACGGAGAGATGTGGCATTTGAGGTAGTGGATAAGACAAGCCGATGCAAACCGATTTCCGGTTCCCTCGCATCGGCTTGAACTTGTTTTTACGCTCTTATTCTACGTAGTAGACATAGTTCTCTTTTCTGAGAGCAGCATCCTTTGCAGTCTCTGCAGCATCCATAAGATTTCCTATTACAAGAGATCCATCATAAACATATGTGGGCATATCCTTATTAGCAAGGACAATTACTATATTTCTTTTGCTCTAAAAATCAAGCCCCTAACGTCATAAAAAGTCAGAGGTCTTGCATGACTCTTTTTCTGTTATAGTAAAATATGTTTGGAGGACTTATACAGATGAAATCTTTTATAAAACTTACAGACTTCAAGAAAAGTGAATTATTTGAGATTTTCAAGATTGCTGATTCTATAGAGCAGTATGACGAAGGTGGCGTGAGATTTTTCCTGCTGCTTGGAACAGAGCACGCACTAATGATTGATAGTGGCATGGAGGTTCATGATGCAAAGGAGCTTGCTGGAGAAATCACAGACCTGCCTATCATACTGTTCAATACACACGCGGATATTGATCACATCGGCAGTAATGATGAATTTGATGAAGTCATGATAAATCCTGCAGAGCTTATTAATTACAGTAAGCCTCATCCTTCACAGAAGATAATACCGGTATATGACGGAGATGTTCTTGATATCGGAGGACGGAAGCTTCTTGCAATTGCACT harbors:
- a CDS encoding MBL fold metallo-hydrolase; translated protein: MKSFIKLTDFKKSELFEIFKIADSIEQYDEGGVRFFLLLGTEHALMIDSGMEVHDAKELAGEITDLPIILFNTHADIDHIGSNDEFDEVMINPAELINYSKPHPSQKIIPVYDGDVLDIGGRKLLAIALPGHTPGSMALLDKNSGMFFCGDTIQDGRIFMFGSMRDMSAYIHSLKRLEKFKDEIKSIYANHGTLPLEYSIVDKLIEGAVRVEKGELTPTEAELFGQTVKVYDIGVATFLCD